Proteins from one Leptonema illini DSM 21528 genomic window:
- a CDS encoding NAD(P)/FAD-dependent oxidoreductase: protein MARIVIMGGGVSGHTAATLLKRYVGKKHEVVVVTPNSKWNWIPSNVWVGVGVMKPEDVTFELAPVYKKAGIVYKQAKAVSVHPEGDAQETQPFITIESTAPESAGQSERLTYDFLVNATGPKLNFGATPGLGPDQGNSLSICTFSHAAEAAEHFKQAIERMKKGEQLNFVIGTGHGMCTCQGAAFEYIFNIEFELRRYGVRDKANLVWISNEYELGDFGVGGMSIRRGGYVTSGKIFAESFYTEKGIQWITRAHVNKVEKDRIYYETLSGEQKFIKSDFTMLIPPFAGVGLKAFDKTGADITGTMFAPNGMMRVDADYTARPYEEWSPEDWPKTYQSPHFKNIFAIGIAFAPPHPISKPMSSPNGTPINPTPPRTGMPSAIMGKAVARSIAEMLRKGNDVPKHTASMAELGAACVASAGKNFFSGSAVAMTMYPIVPDYRKYKKFGRSLTHTTGEVGLAGHWIKHLLHTMFIYKAKVKPFWWTIPE from the coding sequence ATGGCAAGAATCGTAATCATGGGCGGAGGGGTTTCGGGCCATACGGCAGCGACTCTTCTGAAACGCTATGTGGGGAAGAAACACGAAGTCGTCGTCGTTACGCCCAACTCAAAGTGGAACTGGATTCCTTCAAACGTATGGGTCGGCGTGGGTGTGATGAAGCCCGAAGACGTGACCTTTGAACTGGCCCCCGTCTACAAGAAGGCCGGTATCGTCTACAAACAGGCAAAGGCCGTCAGCGTTCATCCGGAGGGCGACGCACAGGAAACGCAGCCCTTCATCACGATCGAATCGACGGCTCCGGAAAGCGCAGGTCAGAGCGAGCGACTTACTTACGATTTTCTTGTGAACGCCACAGGACCGAAACTGAACTTCGGCGCCACTCCGGGACTGGGCCCCGATCAGGGAAACAGCCTTTCTATCTGCACGTTCAGCCACGCCGCCGAGGCCGCCGAGCATTTCAAGCAGGCCATCGAACGCATGAAAAAAGGCGAACAGCTGAACTTCGTCATCGGCACCGGTCACGGAATGTGTACCTGCCAGGGCGCTGCCTTCGAATATATCTTTAACATTGAATTCGAGCTGCGTCGTTATGGCGTGCGTGATAAGGCCAATCTGGTCTGGATCTCGAACGAATACGAGCTCGGCGACTTCGGCGTCGGCGGTATGTCCATCCGTCGCGGCGGATACGTCACTTCCGGAAAGATCTTCGCCGAGTCTTTCTATACCGAGAAAGGCATTCAGTGGATCACTCGAGCCCATGTGAACAAGGTCGAGAAGGATCGCATCTACTATGAAACGTTAAGCGGCGAGCAGAAGTTTATCAAAAGCGATTTCACGATGCTCATTCCGCCCTTTGCCGGCGTCGGCCTCAAGGCCTTCGACAAAACGGGAGCCGATATTACGGGAACGATGTTCGCGCCGAACGGCATGATGCGCGTCGATGCGGATTATACGGCTCGCCCGTACGAAGAATGGTCGCCTGAAGACTGGCCGAAGACATACCAGTCGCCGCATTTCAAGAACATCTTCGCCATCGGCATCGCCTTCGCGCCTCCTCATCCGATTTCAAAACCGATGAGCAGCCCGAACGGAACGCCGATCAATCCCACTCCTCCGCGTACGGGTATGCCGTCGGCCATCATGGGCAAGGCCGTCGCTCGCAGCATCGCCGAGATGCTGCGCAAGGGCAACGACGTTCCGAAGCATACGGCTTCAATGGCAGAGCTTGGAGCGGCCTGTGTGGCCTCGGCCGGTAAGAACTTCTTCAGCGGAAGCGCCGTCGCCATGACGATGTATCCGATCGTGCCCGACTATCGCAAGTACAAGAAATTCGGCCGATCGCTGACGCATACGACGGGCGAGGTCGGACTGGCCGGGCACTGGATCAAGCATCTGTTGCATACGATGTTCATCTACAAGGCGAAGGTGAAGCCCTTCTGGTGGACGATTCCGGAATAA
- a CDS encoding SDR family oxidoreductase, whose protein sequence is MNKQEKTQADPAERHDEPKAVRKKPGSLSGKVAVVAGATRGAGRGIARALGELGATVYCTGRSSGKARSDMNRPETIEETAALVTAAGGHGIALRVDHSVRAEVEDLARTVEAQSGRINLLVNDIWGGDDLIDWSIPFYESDVDRGLSAMHRSIDTHLITSRAFTPMMVRQGHGRIIEITDGTDYSYRGNVYYSMIKTTIIHMAFALDAALMEKGIRALPVTPGFLRSEWMLDNFGVTETNWRDGVKKEPHFIASETPLFVGRAIAALAAEPDWSPYTGRAWASWTLSDVFDITDADGEWPHWGRYYEKTFAKQIGVATTDGAKPPATPP, encoded by the coding sequence ATGAACAAGCAAGAAAAAACCCAGGCCGATCCGGCTGAGCGACATGACGAGCCGAAGGCAGTGCGAAAAAAGCCGGGCAGCCTGAGCGGCAAGGTTGCCGTCGTTGCCGGAGCGACTCGCGGCGCAGGCCGCGGCATTGCCCGGGCCCTTGGCGAGCTGGGGGCGACCGTTTATTGCACCGGTCGCTCATCGGGAAAAGCGCGGTCAGATATGAACAGGCCCGAAACGATCGAAGAAACGGCTGCGTTGGTGACGGCAGCCGGGGGGCATGGCATCGCCCTTCGCGTCGATCACAGCGTTCGGGCCGAGGTGGAGGATCTTGCACGCACCGTAGAGGCACAATCCGGTCGCATCAACCTTCTGGTAAACGACATCTGGGGCGGAGACGATCTCATCGACTGGAGTATTCCCTTCTATGAATCTGATGTCGATAGAGGCCTGAGCGCCATGCATCGCTCCATCGATACGCATCTCATTACTTCGCGCGCCTTTACGCCGATGATGGTGCGGCAGGGACACGGACGCATCATCGAAATCACCGACGGCACCGATTACAGCTATCGCGGCAACGTCTACTACAGCATGATCAAGACGACGATCATCCACATGGCCTTCGCCCTGGATGCGGCGCTCATGGAAAAAGGTATTCGCGCATTGCCGGTCACGCCAGGCTTCTTGCGATCAGAGTGGATGCTTGACAATTTCGGCGTAACCGAGACGAACTGGAGGGATGGTGTGAAAAAAGAACCGCATTTCATCGCCTCTGAGACGCCTCTTTTCGTCGGTCGCGCAATCGCCGCACTGGCCGCCGAGCCCGACTGGAGTCCTTACACAGGCCGGGCCTGGGCGTCATGGACGTTATCTGACGTCTTTGATATCACGGACGCCGATGGTGAATGGCCGCACTGGGGGCGCTATTACGAGAAGACGTTCGCCAAGCAGATCGGTGTAGCAACGACGGACGGAGCAAAACCGCCGGCCACACCTCCATAG
- the fliF gene encoding flagellar basal-body MS-ring/collar protein FliF gives MPEALSNLLSKITDFWGGLDNTKKIIVGALLGVVIVAFALMAGYSKKPAQELLYGDLTASDYSAITKFLDAGGYEYSGSGTSAIYVNGLQRQEIVTRLAQDNLIPAGVEGWQLFNMSRWDETTFDKDVKLHRAIKGSLEQMLMSLDYVKKAQVELAIPQRNNFLTDEEPVKASVVLTLKPGVEKVTRKQVMGIKNLIYRSVPNLKREDISITDNYGNEFVEPDEIDEAQRRLDLVDRKKEFEEKERRKWAGEIKSSLHDFYSEDRISILRVALKVNWDEVTEKQHLVTPVEATPENPETPYPDRELMPNGTLVVSENNRQERFRGNGFTPGGPTGTEQQLPPGYQDLDYQRSEYGNNDRIVNHDYNRIDKDIIRQPWEEQARSVAIMVDGIWIRKGPKEDGSGWEREYKAPSEEELKKLEKLLKASMLYKGSRGDQIAVEHMQKDRTAQFEAEDADLRQKLMIQRLLVVSAAALVGFLLLYFLYRAIKNEIARRRRLREEELAAQQQLMREAALRVADEGAAEVELSVDEKARREMLENAITLAREKPDEVAKLLRTWLNEE, from the coding sequence ATGCCAGAGGCATTGAGCAATCTTCTGAGTAAGATAACGGATTTCTGGGGTGGGCTGGATAATACAAAGAAGATCATCGTCGGTGCTCTGCTTGGCGTCGTGATCGTGGCCTTTGCCCTGATGGCCGGCTATTCTAAGAAGCCGGCACAGGAACTCCTTTACGGAGACCTGACTGCATCGGATTATTCTGCGATCACGAAGTTCCTGGATGCAGGCGGTTATGAATACTCGGGCAGCGGAACGTCAGCCATCTACGTGAACGGGCTGCAACGCCAGGAGATCGTAACCCGTCTTGCCCAGGATAACCTGATTCCGGCCGGAGTCGAAGGCTGGCAGCTTTTTAATATGTCGAGATGGGATGAGACGACCTTCGACAAGGACGTGAAGCTGCATCGCGCCATCAAAGGCTCGCTCGAACAGATGCTTATGAGCCTTGACTATGTAAAGAAGGCGCAGGTGGAGCTCGCCATCCCCCAGCGGAATAACTTCCTGACCGATGAAGAGCCCGTAAAGGCGTCTGTTGTGCTCACGCTGAAGCCCGGAGTGGAGAAGGTAACGCGCAAGCAGGTGATGGGCATCAAGAACCTCATCTATCGTTCTGTTCCGAATCTGAAGCGCGAAGACATCTCGATCACCGACAACTACGGCAACGAATTCGTCGAACCCGACGAGATCGACGAGGCGCAGCGACGTCTCGATCTTGTCGACCGCAAGAAAGAGTTCGAAGAGAAAGAGCGTCGCAAATGGGCCGGTGAGATCAAGAGCTCGCTGCATGATTTTTACAGCGAGGATCGCATTTCAATCCTGAGAGTCGCCCTTAAAGTGAACTGGGATGAAGTCACCGAGAAGCAGCATCTTGTAACTCCCGTAGAGGCAACTCCGGAGAACCCCGAAACGCCTTATCCAGATCGCGAGCTGATGCCAAACGGAACACTTGTCGTTTCGGAGAACAACCGCCAGGAGCGCTTTCGCGGCAACGGCTTCACGCCCGGCGGGCCGACGGGGACGGAGCAACAGCTTCCGCCTGGATATCAGGATCTCGACTATCAACGTTCGGAATACGGAAACAACGACCGTATCGTAAACCATGACTACAACCGTATCGACAAAGACATCATCCGTCAGCCCTGGGAAGAGCAGGCACGCTCCGTCGCCATCATGGTCGACGGCATCTGGATCCGTAAAGGACCGAAAGAAGACGGATCGGGATGGGAGCGCGAGTATAAGGCTCCGAGTGAAGAAGAGCTGAAGAAACTCGAGAAGCTTCTCAAGGCATCGATGCTCTATAAGGGATCACGGGGAGACCAGATCGCCGTCGAGCACATGCAGAAGGATCGTACGGCGCAGTTCGAGGCCGAAGATGCCGATCTGCGCCAGAAGCTGATGATCCAGCGTCTGCTTGTCGTCTCAGCGGCCGCCCTTGTCGGCTTCCTGCTGCTGTACTTCCTGTATAGAGCGATCAAGAACGAGATCGCACGACGTCGCCGACTGCGTGAAGAAGAACTGGCCGCTCAACAGCAGCTGATGCGTGAGGCAGCTCTGCGTGTAGCCGATGAAGGCGCCGCCGAGGTCGAGCTCTCTGTGGACGAAAAAGCCCGTCGTGAGATGCTTGAGAATGCCATCACACTGGCGCGCGAGAAGCCCGATGAAGTGGCGAAACTGCTACGCACCTGGCTGAACGAAGAATAA
- a CDS encoding flagellar hook-basal body complex protein FliE produces the protein MNVFTTTGVGFSSGMPKPLGSTTANPLKLSTLDERHMQIGSAPKDPEHMTTTFAQALNEALGNVEGLSKKSEDLTTKAIYDPDSVEAHEVIIASQKARFALNLTKTIADGAVRTFRELTNPR, from the coding sequence ATGAACGTATTCACGACAACAGGTGTAGGATTTTCTTCGGGCATGCCGAAGCCGCTCGGATCGACGACGGCCAACCCGCTCAAGCTGAGCACGCTTGATGAGCGTCATATGCAGATCGGCAGCGCTCCGAAAGATCCCGAGCACATGACGACGACCTTCGCGCAGGCCCTGAACGAGGCGCTGGGCAACGTCGAAGGCCTTTCGAAGAAGTCAGAGGATCTGACGACGAAGGCCATCTATGATCCCGATTCCGTCGAAGCGCATGAGGTCATCATCGCAAGCCAGAAGGCCCGATTCGCTCTGAACCTCACGAAAACGATCGCAGACGGCGCCGTGCGCACCTTCCGCGAGTTAACAAATCCGAGATAA
- the flgC gene encoding flagellar basal body rod protein FlgC, which produces MGMFSTMNIAASGLSAQRLKLDVISNNIANINTTRNAHGDGPFRRDRVVMTPINLRNVWRSPVYPNGLETGMGRGVKVEKIEKDMRPLRLVFDPGHPDAIKIGPKQGYVEMPNVNIVEEMTDMIAASRSYEANSQVIQGARQMFMKTLEIGRMA; this is translated from the coding sequence ATGGGAATGTTTTCAACGATGAATATTGCGGCCAGCGGCCTGTCGGCCCAGCGCCTGAAGCTCGACGTTATCTCGAATAACATCGCCAATATCAACACGACGCGGAATGCTCACGGCGACGGTCCTTTCCGTCGCGATCGCGTCGTCATGACACCGATCAATCTGCGCAACGTCTGGCGCTCGCCCGTCTATCCCAACGGTCTTGAAACGGGCATGGGGCGGGGCGTGAAGGTCGAGAAGATTGAAAAGGACATGCGGCCCTTAAGGCTTGTCTTTGATCCCGGGCATCCGGACGCCATCAAGATCGGCCCGAAGCAGGGCTACGTCGAGATGCCGAACGTCAACATCGTCGAAGAGATGACCGATATGATCGCCGCCTCGCGATCCTACGAGGCCAACTCTCAGGTTATCCAGGGAGCCCGACAGATGTTCATGAAGACGCTTGAGATCGGCCGCATGGCATAA
- the flgB gene encoding flagellar basal body rod protein FlgB has product MSLDASVKRRDVIANNIANVDVPGFKRSEVAFEAELKRAIESQRSVKEDEPLQTTQPGHIARRQPRRIDDVRPVVHTDYNSTMRNDGNNVDIEDEVMKMVRNQLHFSLIADRISGKFSEWNGFIRMA; this is encoded by the coding sequence ATGAGCCTCGATGCCTCGGTCAAACGCCGGGATGTCATCGCGAATAATATTGCCAATGTCGATGTTCCGGGCTTCAAGCGCTCCGAAGTCGCCTTTGAGGCGGAGTTGAAGAGGGCCATTGAGTCACAGCGTTCCGTAAAAGAGGACGAGCCCCTTCAGACGACGCAGCCGGGTCACATCGCTCGCCGGCAGCCCCGTCGCATCGATGACGTGCGGCCTGTCGTGCATACGGATTACAATTCCACGATGCGCAACGACGGCAACAACGTCGATATCGAAGACGAGGTCATGAAGATGGTGCGCAATCAGCTGCATTTCAGCCTGATCGCCGACCGCATCTCGGGAAAATTTTCGGAGTGGAACGGCTTCATCCGCATGGCCTGA
- a CDS encoding MBOAT family O-acyltransferase, which translates to MLFNSVHFYIFAPIVILVFFQLPLRAQRLWLFLTSLYFYAVFEFTFIFLLLYSIGITYLAIRRIVASSVEWKRRAWLSVAVFGNLALLLVFKYLHLVYDAINFVLGAGVCDPNRFQGPLFLLPMGISFFGLQAISAAVDVYRGTTQPPASLLRFGLFLSFFPQLVAGPILRTKDLLDQFDTVKKFNEQNFRSGLGKLAVGFFKKTIIADALSPLVDEVFKNPGQYNSLSLWMAVFVFSFQIYCDFSGYSDIAIGIARMLGYSFPENFERPFFSTTVGEFWRRWHISFSSWLRDYVYIPMGGSRVSISRAYFNLFFTMVVSGLWHGADWNFLIWGAIHGAFVAMERLVLSIPAFKSRYESLPPVLGMFYVYTVFSLAFFYFRCKPIALDPQHYPEVIASPIQVAWFMTERAFTFAPGQQAILSWNAVALVALLMGLEWMQERKKSVSLLERPVYVYAGSTAVLIVCLYVYSVTVSQPFVYFQF; encoded by the coding sequence ATGCTATTCAATTCCGTCCATTTCTATATCTTTGCTCCGATCGTTATCCTCGTCTTCTTTCAGCTGCCGCTTCGGGCCCAGCGCCTCTGGCTCTTTTTGACCAGCCTCTATTTCTATGCCGTCTTTGAGTTTACATTTATCTTTCTGCTTCTCTATTCGATCGGCATCACCTATCTTGCTATCCGTCGTATTGTCGCTTCGTCTGTTGAGTGGAAGCGTCGAGCGTGGTTGAGCGTTGCCGTATTCGGAAACCTTGCCCTTCTGCTTGTTTTTAAGTATCTGCATCTTGTATACGATGCGATAAACTTCGTGCTCGGTGCTGGCGTATGCGACCCGAATCGTTTTCAGGGACCGCTCTTTCTTTTGCCGATGGGCATATCGTTCTTCGGGCTGCAGGCTATTTCAGCTGCCGTCGACGTCTATCGCGGGACGACACAGCCGCCGGCCTCTCTACTCAGATTCGGTTTATTTCTGAGCTTCTTTCCACAACTCGTGGCCGGACCGATTCTGCGAACAAAGGATCTTCTGGACCAGTTTGATACGGTGAAGAAGTTCAACGAGCAGAACTTTCGGTCGGGCCTTGGTAAGCTTGCCGTCGGGTTTTTTAAGAAAACGATTATTGCAGACGCTCTCTCGCCTCTTGTCGATGAGGTTTTCAAGAATCCCGGACAGTATAACTCTCTGTCTCTCTGGATGGCCGTCTTTGTTTTCTCGTTTCAGATCTACTGCGACTTTTCTGGCTACTCCGATATCGCAATCGGTATAGCGCGTATGCTTGGCTACAGCTTTCCCGAAAACTTCGAGCGTCCGTTCTTCTCGACAACGGTGGGAGAGTTCTGGCGTCGCTGGCATATATCGTTCTCGAGCTGGCTGCGTGACTATGTGTATATCCCCATGGGCGGCTCACGTGTGAGTATCAGTCGCGCTTATTTCAATCTCTTCTTTACGATGGTTGTGAGCGGACTCTGGCATGGGGCCGACTGGAACTTCCTGATCTGGGGCGCCATTCATGGTGCCTTTGTGGCGATGGAGCGCCTTGTGCTTTCCATTCCGGCATTCAAGAGCCGCTATGAGAGCCTACCGCCTGTCCTGGGCATGTTCTATGTTTACACGGTCTTCTCGCTCGCCTTTTTCTACTTTCGATGCAAGCCCATTGCTCTTGATCCACAGCATTACCCCGAAGTTATTGCTTCGCCGATTCAGGTCGCGTGGTTCATGACAGAGCGCGCCTTTACTTTCGCCCCGGGTCAGCAGGCGATTCTATCATGGAATGCGGTAGCCCTGGTGGCTTTGCTGATGGGCCTTGAGTGGATGCAGGAGCGTAAGAAAAGTGTGTCCTTGCTTGAGCGCCCCGTATATGTCTATGCGGGTTCAACGGCCGTGCTCATCGTCTGCCTTTATGTATACAGTGTAACGGTCAGTCAGCCTTTCGTGTATTTCCAGTTCTGA
- a CDS encoding LA_2490 family SGNH/GDSL-type esterase yields the protein MNRKLLLWLMVPFVGLLLSEPLLRLADPPGLQYYRRSKMVHAYHPDYTISLRPSTSEYLDHPSGLWEGQFTVNSYGMRDLEEPQPGRSKTLCLGDSLAMGHGVGDGLNFCHLLKNRAGSLQVLNASVDGFGTYAYALRTEEVVSQIDSVKTVLLFPSPTDWWIPKRFRERGILPDDEKDLMRKDDAAYKNLFRAQFKATEWFYSLQALKLSQEQLQLRKTIFANDLLTFVESLGKRSPSEALRASTAHLNDALIRKPSRCSEQKTIPSMTCPEPLPEGLLCSDSEPDYEPLPEFTQQNLNRLIHFTRAKGIRLVVVLLPMQEEEIRCAAHGKFHENGLYAVQARRFFKEKGIDVIELMPYTKSMCRTEVPEKEQRIGDFFLREDGHLTELGNRWAADALMSELSKRGLYPEAR from the coding sequence ATGAATCGTAAACTGCTTCTGTGGCTGATGGTTCCTTTCGTCGGTCTGCTACTCAGCGAACCTCTTCTGCGTCTGGCCGATCCTCCGGGGCTGCAGTACTATCGACGCTCAAAGATGGTGCATGCCTATCATCCCGACTATACGATCTCTCTTCGACCCTCTACAAGCGAATACCTCGATCATCCGTCGGGCCTCTGGGAAGGGCAGTTTACGGTTAACTCGTACGGTATGCGTGACCTTGAAGAGCCGCAACCCGGTCGCTCTAAGACGCTCTGTCTGGGCGATTCGCTGGCAATGGGCCACGGCGTCGGCGATGGCCTGAATTTCTGCCATCTTTTAAAGAACAGGGCCGGATCTCTTCAGGTGCTCAACGCATCGGTCGACGGATTCGGAACCTATGCCTACGCCCTGCGCACCGAAGAGGTCGTTTCACAGATCGATTCGGTGAAGACCGTGCTTCTCTTTCCCTCGCCGACAGACTGGTGGATCCCGAAGCGCTTTCGTGAACGTGGAATTCTGCCCGACGACGAAAAGGATCTGATGCGCAAGGATGATGCCGCCTACAAGAATCTCTTTCGTGCACAGTTCAAGGCCACGGAATGGTTTTATTCACTACAGGCCTTGAAGCTCTCACAGGAACAGCTGCAATTGCGTAAGACGATCTTTGCGAACGATTTGCTTACTTTTGTAGAGAGTCTGGGAAAACGATCACCTTCTGAAGCCTTGCGCGCCTCCACGGCTCATCTTAACGATGCGCTTATACGAAAGCCGTCACGATGTAGTGAACAGAAGACTATCCCTTCAATGACCTGTCCGGAGCCGCTGCCTGAAGGCCTGCTTTGTAGCGATTCCGAACCGGACTATGAGCCGCTACCCGAATTCACGCAGCAGAACCTGAATCGACTTATCCATTTCACAAGGGCAAAGGGAATACGTCTTGTCGTCGTTCTTCTGCCGATGCAGGAAGAAGAAATCCGATGCGCCGCTCATGGCAAGTTTCATGAGAATGGACTCTATGCCGTTCAGGCCCGACGCTTCTTTAAAGAAAAAGGCATCGATGTAATTGAGCTCATGCCTTACACAAAGTCGATGTGCCGGACTGAGGTTCCTGAAAAGGAGCAGCGTATCGGCGATTTCTTTTTGCGCGAAGACGGGCACCTGACCGAGTTAGGTAATCGCTGGGCCGCCGACGCTTTAATGTCAGAGCTTTCAAAACGTGGTCTCTATCCGGAGGCTCGCTGA
- a CDS encoding polyprenyl synthetase family protein, with protein sequence MKTFLDKTGRAAIIKKIDRRLGAIIGDDLPVFTDARKFVVKSGGKRIRPLTHYYFCQLLGYSGDEWLDVGAIGELIHAASLLHDDVIDLSDSRRGLPAFHVTEGNKRTILTGDFLLACGLDHLQSLPHGFQLLGVFTRVIKNLSVGEILQMEHETKFETDATIYERIVLGKTASLFGAMTEGAGILAGVDAAQRTRLRDFGLRMGRLFQVRDDYLDYFAAREKLGKEPFADFQRGLVTHPLIRLREELKAKDRKRLQSLWKNRDANEAVEEVSDLFTRAGLKRRLAIEIEEEIHALMNYVRAFPVSGVRDEILSTLSTLLVPVTQD encoded by the coding sequence GTGAAAACGTTCCTCGATAAAACAGGCCGCGCCGCCATCATCAAGAAAATCGATCGTCGTTTGGGCGCTATTATTGGCGACGATCTACCCGTATTCACAGATGCGCGAAAGTTCGTCGTCAAAAGCGGCGGCAAGCGTATCAGACCTCTTACGCATTACTACTTCTGTCAGTTGCTCGGCTACAGTGGAGACGAGTGGCTTGATGTCGGCGCCATCGGGGAACTGATCCATGCCGCCTCGCTTCTACATGACGACGTCATCGACTTATCAGATTCCCGTCGCGGACTGCCTGCCTTCCATGTTACCGAAGGCAACAAACGAACGATCCTGACGGGCGACTTCTTGCTGGCCTGCGGTCTTGATCATCTGCAATCTCTTCCTCATGGTTTTCAGCTTCTTGGCGTCTTCACTCGAGTGATCAAGAATCTCTCTGTCGGCGAGATTTTACAGATGGAGCATGAGACGAAGTTCGAGACCGATGCTACGATCTATGAACGCATCGTGCTCGGTAAAACGGCCTCGCTTTTCGGCGCCATGACTGAAGGGGCGGGCATCCTTGCCGGTGTGGATGCGGCGCAGCGAACACGCCTTCGAGATTTCGGCCTGCGAATGGGCCGGCTCTTTCAGGTGCGCGATGATTATCTTGATTACTTCGCCGCCAGGGAAAAGCTCGGTAAAGAGCCCTTTGCCGATTTTCAGCGCGGACTCGTAACGCATCCGCTGATTCGCCTTCGCGAAGAGCTGAAAGCGAAGGACCGCAAGCGCCTGCAGTCACTCTGGAAGAATCGCGATGCGAACGAAGCCGTCGAAGAAGTGTCTGACCTTTTTACAAGGGCCGGATTAAAACGTCGTCTTGCCATCGAAATCGAAGAAGAGATCCATGCGCTGATGAACTACGTTCGGGCATTCCCCGTATCGGGCGTGCGCGATGAAATCCTCTCCACGCTTTCTACGTTGCTTGTGCCCGTAACTCAGGATTGA
- a CDS encoding transglutaminase-like domain-containing protein, with translation MKGEGVDSKEIGYLLDFYNEVEDDSIRSQIMDRLLDSIPFGHHPQPLIETIEDPHRRCQLRLHSMEDLNEQKRIHDLKTFVATESLRNDIEAAVFVISRLSDSQTITPEGFAHDLDRLAEPLTERLHRVARGRPEEKLDTLIDYLFFEKGYRGNTENYYDPENSYLTSVLKTGLGIPVSLSILTLLVGRRAGLSIEGINLPGHFIVRFVDGNYSTYFDPFNEGSLLTEEDCVRFMLRQGITPAPDYFVPADALTIMKRMYRNLMNHYSSCGDTKKEETLNRHFAILQNHSLSR, from the coding sequence ATGAAGGGTGAAGGCGTCGACTCGAAAGAGATCGGGTATCTTCTGGACTTCTATAACGAAGTCGAAGATGATTCCATACGATCTCAGATCATGGATCGATTGCTCGATTCTATTCCCTTCGGGCATCATCCGCAGCCGCTCATCGAAACCATCGAAGACCCGCATCGCCGCTGCCAGCTCCGTCTCCATTCAATGGAAGACTTGAATGAGCAGAAGCGCATTCATGATCTAAAAACGTTTGTGGCCACAGAGAGCCTGCGAAACGACATTGAAGCGGCCGTGTTCGTCATTTCCAGGCTTTCCGACTCCCAGACGATCACGCCTGAAGGATTTGCACACGATCTCGACCGCCTTGCCGAGCCGCTTACCGAACGATTGCATAGAGTGGCAAGGGGCAGGCCCGAAGAGAAACTCGATACGCTGATCGACTATCTGTTCTTCGAAAAAGGCTACCGCGGCAACACCGAAAACTATTACGATCCTGAAAACAGCTATCTTACTTCTGTCCTGAAAACCGGTCTTGGCATTCCCGTCAGTCTTTCTATTCTCACTCTTCTTGTCGGCCGTCGAGCGGGTCTCTCAATCGAGGGTATCAATCTTCCGGGGCATTTCATCGTTCGTTTTGTGGACGGGAACTACAGTACATACTTTGATCCCTTTAATGAAGGCTCTCTGCTCACTGAAGAGGATTGTGTCCGCTTCATGCTGCGACAGGGGATTACGCCGGCGCCTGACTACTTCGTTCCGGCCGATGCGCTCACTATAATGAAGCGAATGTATCGCAATCTCATGAATCACTATTCCTCCTGCGGCGACACAAAAAAAGAAGAGACACTGAACCGGCACTTTGCAATTCTGCAAAATCATTCTTTAAGCCGGTGA
- a CDS encoding DUF420 domain-containing protein, with the protein MTLIIVNTGMTASVVFFALGYIFRKRLKLHRPFMIMGIFANLLSALALLFSVYVLYLGDREAAGFIATVSPFWIFVHRFVASTAFLLMFVMAWTGLRHDRKRHVRLHLIFIVLYLFTYITGLLFFTTEAS; encoded by the coding sequence GTGACTCTGATCATCGTCAATACCGGCATGACGGCCTCGGTCGTTTTCTTCGCACTCGGATATATCTTTCGAAAGAGACTGAAGCTGCATCGTCCTTTCATGATCATGGGCATATTCGCCAATCTACTGTCGGCGCTGGCCCTGCTTTTCTCTGTTTACGTACTGTATCTGGGCGATCGTGAGGCGGCGGGCTTTATCGCGACGGTTTCTCCATTCTGGATTTTCGTGCATCGCTTTGTCGCAAGTACGGCCTTTCTGTTGATGTTTGTCATGGCCTGGACGGGGCTGCGACATGACAGGAAGCGGCATGTACGGCTACATCTCATCTTCATCGTTCTCTATCTCTTTACGTATATCACAGGCCTGCTTTTCTTCACGACCGAAGCATCGTAG